Proteins encoded within one genomic window of Vairimorpha necatrix chromosome 3, complete sequence:
- a CDS encoding zinc finger C2H2 domain-containing protein, with protein sequence MTTQNIKKIQKENFMNKEFSKKTSNENMTTKHTIVEYSQPNYSDNGFAIPPKKLIESLCCCKKCGCGPDVDLIRIFLLSAYSNNYLMFENYKKSQLELKRNLKLEENKLKKENEKTNEIVEDLKNIQIEETKEIIEEVNLIIKEAKERGNTIKNEKKEVKIENEITYEIEMKVEDKIEIKMENKVEETIEEKKNEETEIKEIENAFEETKPVYLEDFGTEKEELDEILEKETLKGEIAVEKLVKGESADEKLVKGEIADEKILKEQVVDEKILKEQIVEEKIMKEEIVDEKMVKGEIIDEKTMKEEIVEQELAQEVFVEQESEDDETIPSRQIIRKSAYNSLVSQNLINMIPLINKNQRNRKNLKQNVDFIYDESKKRRKSSFRYYDASFNNSSSMYPSTNEFELNSSARKNSKFHKCNFCETEFFSKVKHNQHVKTQHPDELPSIIKPFCCPFENCQNSYKNKNGIEYHLIHKHSIVGKNLQKMVAKITNEE encoded by the coding sequence AAAACTTTATGAACAAagaattttctaaaaaaactaGCAATGAGAATATGACTACAAAACATACAATTGTAGAGTATTCACAGCCCAATTACTCTGATAATGGGTTTGCGATTCCAccaaaaaaacttattgaATCCCTTTGTTGTTGTAAAAAATGCGGATGTGGTCCAGACGTTGATTTAATCAGAATATTTCTATTATCAGCGTAttcaaataattatttgatGTTTGAGAATTATAAGAAATCACAACTAGAgcttaaaagaaatttaaaattagaagagaataaattaaaaaaagaaaacgaAAAGACTAACGAGATAgtagaagatttaaaaaacatacaaATCGAGGAGAcgaaagaaataatagaaGAAGTGAATCTAATAATAAAGGAGGCGAAAGAGAGGGGaaatacaattaaaaatgaaaaaaaagaagtaaAAATCGAAAATGAAATAACCTATGAAATAGAAATGAAAGTAGAAgataaaatagaaataaaaatggaaaataagGTTGAAGAAACGAtagaagaaaagaaaaatgaagaaacagaaataaaagaaatcgAAAATGCATTTGAAGAGACGAAACCAGTCTATTTAGAGGATTTTGGAACTGAAAAAGAGGAATTAGATGAAATTTTAGAGAAAGAAACATTGAAAGGAGAAATTGCTGTTGAAAAATTAGTAAAAGGAGAAAGTGCAGATGAAAAGCTAGTAAAAGGAGAAATTGCAGATGAAAAAATCTTGAAAGAACAAGTTGTAGATGAAAAAATCTTGAAAGAACAAATTGTagaggaaaaaataatgaaagaagaaattgtaGATGAAAAAATGGTAAAAGGGGAAATTATAGATGAAAAAACAatgaaagaagaaattgtaGAGCAAGAATTGGCGCAAGAAGTATTTGTAGAGCAAGAATCAGAAGACGACGAAACGATTCCGTCTAGGCAAATCATAAGGAAAAGTGCTTATAATAGCCTCGTCAGTCAAAATCTAATAAACATGATTCcattgataaataaaaatcaaaggaatagaaaaaatttaaaacaaaatgttGATTTCATATATGACGAGAGTAAAAAGAGGAGGAAAAGTTCTTTCAGATATTATGACGcgtcttttaataatagcTCTTCTATGTATCCATCGACCAATGAATTCGAACTCAACAGTAGtgcaagaaaaaattcaaaatttcaCAAATGCAATTTTTGTGAAacagaattttttagtaagGTTAAACACAATCAACACGTAAAAACACAACATCCCGATGAGCTTCCTTCGATTATTAAGCCTTTTTGTTGTCCCTTTGAAAATTGTCAAAATagctataaaaataaaaatgggATTGAATACCATTTGATTCATAAGCATTCTATTGTAGGTAAAAATCTACAAAAGATGGTTGCTAAGATCACCAACGAAGagtaa